A genome region from Bemisia tabaci chromosome 3, PGI_BMITA_v3 includes the following:
- the LOC109031016 gene encoding uncharacterized protein: MRCSVQVIAALTLVIINDAYSRPNAAYQQQYNNAIRPQIQREVNGKTDEKYYHYDGVLVPVMYMHDSWPKQPSTDLSFGDKLPAQSAPFVRAPKPEPFAQPEDAENSLKDTDRLISKLQHLANLKYNPNPDDTRSNQISDKVYKKMKNPNRRRSKPSKVVSALKESIIKEVEKDVKMDASTAQLKDKYMDTVLKPKRVVQQRVVYTPKAPTPYNSYPLDNEYGAAYPVASYQSFRDEPQQRVPERVFDIPTLNLPSLALPMYQSPMETNPLWAKLFPAASKGPSPFLETFSTAVEYGTDSDCKQRDNQKIESLNRVKRGSELDTNEVASAQSLNESEGENKPEGEGEESHDVTNFTVIIISDEKREEDTNRADKKLDTDTDASGVLKNEILHYKDTYKDAPTHTNSLLKPLSFFSASTNKNKQEGGVIPSSREGSTGPQISTLKVRKGGVAIAGPGGIATAGSGGTAIVGPGGTAYTTADGMAVVGSGGKVVSLGAQNEQSQNHGLHVPQYQIQYQPQLSPYGVFPELMHGRPTMDYRPGLVRVNRHAKVTEDFGDTPDRDTRDSTESTGLHLLPWELILDQKPEKLMVWPNSNKINPLDGWQDFNPFGSPYQTDNSRLSRAYSQHAFPFQTNQPVQWSQTPVSPFYPQSMNSFQFQHVNHPDPTFNPGTQIDGTRNLKFPGYSSYERYLHNLEKDTNYRNMRFFPPQYQFFDFGFKNMQRSPMTGNVNCDLSNNWCGAEQPKELPRKKEREKVIELSDHKKPVVIKIVSRDNQIHFDAMHPSDAESLSPDSQVNSLNSITSDLNTEIDPSEAINRVSIGDPVAPWHRRIEKNPKLDTLKYLIKQDSRDDSRYEIVNSQTKSDTSNGEEPAPVESLNAAGQTNSQSLNSQNQDEPSMGTAPAESSDAASLTDTSSTTYQDEQAPAESLNASSQTDHDAVESADEQSKDSDPIDTPDATSLEGTSSPRNHDDFVPVNSSDATSADSSDSADLESPHRGYNGDLESLRPEKFHINTAGDFGPSRLHPTEDATPQHMSARQRPLFSLQQTFGPPTADDANQQRMPFSLTKYPTTPEEFDPTRVFGQKLRKRPSSTKLKLNASLAESDDKLNSYVADRLRPKKKTTPKPCRPTLSSAYPTTTTTQKTTTAPRNVTNLILKPMANATAGENGVALASPISHAYVQKGATVYIHYSPSAVAVAGSGGTALSKPQLVIKYLERK; encoded by the exons GGAGGTGAACGGGAAAACGGACGAGAAGTACTATCACTACGACGGTGTCCTCGTTCCCGTGATGTACATGCACGATTCCTGGCCGAAACAACCCTCCACGGACCTCTCTTTTGGCGACAAACTACCCGCCCAGAGCGCGCCTTTCGTGAGAGCACCAAAACCGGAGCCGTTCGCCCAACCCGAGGACGCCGAGAACTCGCTCAAGGACACCGACCGCCTCATATCCAAACTCCAGCACTTGGCCAACCTCAAGTACAACCCGAACCCGGACGACACTCGCTCCAACCAAATCTCCGACAAAGTTTACAAGAAGATGAAGAACCCCAACCGCCGGCGGTCCAAACCCAGTAAGGTCGTATCCGCGCTCAAGGAGAGCATCATCAAGGAGGTCGAGAAGGACGTTAAAATGGACGCCTCGACCGCACAACTCAAGGACAAATACATGGACACCGTCTTAAAACCCAAGCGGGTCGTCCAGCAAAGGGTGGTGTACACCCCAAAAGCCCCGACGCCTTACAATTCCTACCCTTTGGATAACGAATACGGCGCAGCGTATCCGGTCGCGAGTTATCAGTCCTTTCGTGACGAGCCCCAACAAAGGGTCCCCGAAAGGGTCTTCGACATCCCGACGCTGAATCTGCCGAGCTTGGCCCTGCCCATGTACCAAAGCCCGATGGAAACCAACCCCTTGTGGGCTAAGTTATTTCCGGCCGCATCGAAAGGCCCCTCGCCTTTTTTAGAGACGTTCTCGACGGCCGTTGAGTACGGCACCGACTCGGATTGCAAACAGAGAGACAACCAGAAGATCGAGAGTTTAAACCGTGTCAAGCGCGGATCCGAGTTGGATACCAACGAGGTGGCCTCAGCGCAGAGTTTGAACGAATCAGAGGGGGAGAATAAACCCGAAGGGGAGGGTGAAGAGTCGCACGACGTTACCAACTTTACAGTGATAATAATATCCGACGAGAAGAGAGAGGAAGACACGAACCGAGCGGACAAGAAACTAGACACTGACACCGACGCTAGTGGAGTTCTGAAGAACGAAATTCTGCACTACAAAGATACCTACAAGGACGCACCGACACACACCAACTCACTATTGAAACCTTTGTCTTTTTTTAGCGCTAGTACCAACAAGAACAAGCAGGAAGGGGGTGTGATCCCTTCTTCGCGCGAGGGCTCCACCGGGCCCCAGATCTCGACCCTGAAGGTGCGGAAGGGTGGAGTGGCAATCGCGGGTCCAGGGGGTATCGCCACCGCCGGCTCGGGAGGCACGGCTATCGTGGGCCCAGGGGGCACCGCCTACACGACGGCCGACGGTATGGCTGTAGTAGGCTCTGGAGGTAAGGTCGTGTCCCTGGGTGCCCAGAACGAGCAGTCCCAGAACCATGGGCTCCACGTGCCGCAGTACCAGATTCAATACCAGCCGCAACTCTCGCCATACGGGGTTTTCCCGGAGTTGATGCACGGTAGGCCCACGATGGACTACAGGCCAGGGTTGGTCAGGGTCAACCGACATGCCAAGGTCACGGAAGATTTTGGTGATACTCCGGACAGGGACACCAGGGACTCCACCGAGAGCACGGGTTTGCATTTGCTCCCGTGGGAGCTGATCTTGGATCAGAAACCTGAGAA GTTGATGGTATGGCCGAACTCGAATAAAATTAATCCGCTGGATGGCTGGCAAGACTTTAACCCATTTGGAAGTCCATATCAAACGGATAATTCACGGCTTAGCAGAGCATATTCTCAACATGCGTTTCCTTTCCAAACAAACCAACCAGTCCAATGGTCTCAAACGCCAGTCAGTCCGTTTTATCCACAATCAATGAACTCCTTCCAATTCCAGCATGTGAACCATCCAGATCCAACCTTCAACCCAGGCACTCAGATTGATGGCACTCGGAATCTCAAATTCCCTGGCTATTCTAGTTATGAAAGATATTTACACAATTTGGAAAAGGACACGAACTATAGGAACATGCGTTTTTTCCCACCACAGTATCAGTTCTTTGATTTTGGCTTTAAAAACATGCAGCGGTCCCCTATGACTGGAAACGTGAATTGCGACCTCAGCAACAACTGGTGCGGCGCGGAGCAACCTAAAGAGTTACctcgaaaaaaggagagagaaaaagtcATAGAGCTGTCTGATCATAAGAAACCGGTGGTTATCAAGATCGTTTCGCGTGACAATCAAATACATTTTGATGCCATGCACCCGTCTGACGCGGAGAGTTTGTCGCCGGACAGCCAAGTTAACTCTCTCAATTCAATAACGAGTGACCTGAACACCGAGATAGATCCCTCAGAAGCGATAAATCGTGTGTCTATTGGTGACCCCGTGGCCCCTTGGCATCGCAGAATTGAGAAAAACCCGAAACTTGACACTTTGAAGTACTTGATAAAACAAGATAGTAGAGATGATTCAAGATATGAAATTGTAAATTCACAAACTAAGTCCGATACCTCAAATGGGGAAG AACCTGCGCCTGTAGAATCGCTCAATGCTGCGGGTCAAACAAATTCCCAGTCCCTGAACTCTCAAAACCAGGATGAGCCCTCAATGGGTACTGCGCCTGCAGAATCCTCCGACGCAGCAAGCTTGACAGACACCAGCTCTACCACCTACCAAGATGAGCAAGCGCCTGCAGAATCACTCAATGCATCCAGCCAAACAGATCATGATGCTGTAGAAAGTGCAGACGAACAATCAAAGGATTCTGACCCGATAGACACTCCTGACGCAACCAGTTTAGAGGGCACTAGTTCTCCTCGAAATCATGACGATTTTGTCCCCGTGAACTCGTCCGATGCGACAAGCGCTGATTCCTCAGACAGCGCCGACTTGGAGTCTCCGCACCGAGGCTACAACGGTGACCTGGAGTCCCTCCGACCGGAGAAATTCCACATCAACACGGCCGGGGACTTCGGACCCAGCCGCCTTCACCCAACCGAGGACGCAACCCCGCAACACATGTCCGCCCGACAGCGCCCGCTCTTCAGCCTCCAGCAGACTTTCGGACCCCCGACCGCGGATGACGCCAACCAACAGCGGATGCCGTTCTCCCTCACCAAGTACCCAACAACCCCGGAGGAATTCGACCCTACTCGGGTCTTCGGTCAAAAGCTCCGAAAGCGACCCAGCTCGACGAAGCTGAAGCTCAACGCCTCGCTGGCGGAGTCGGACGACAAGCTGAACAGCTACGTGGCTGACCGTCTCCGGCCGAAGAAGAAGACGACGCCGAAGCCATGCCGGCCGACGCTGAGCAGCGCGTACCCCACGACAACGACGACGCAGAAGACGACGACTGCCCCGCGCAACGTGACGAACTTGATCTTGAAGCCGATGGCCAACGCCACGGCCGGGGAAAACGGGGTGGCCCTCGCCTCACCTATCTCCCACGCCTACGTACAGAAAGGCGCGACGGTCTATATTCACTACAGCCCCTCTGCGGTGGCTGTTGCTGGCTCCGGCGGTACCGCTCTGTCCAAGCCACAGCTTGTGATCAAGTACTTGGAGAGGAAATGA
- the LOC109031100 gene encoding uncharacterized protein yields MGAKIKIVFLCATLAVLLIQAVRSEKDSNEDEVKQDLDNLLEHQQDLRNRIEERLSEGLGYIKIAREEIKSADSCSAVHDSLGKVLAFLREDEEDCSKETHEAICENLCVLLKYDETYEGECKILDTRIGEDVLKMRQVKLDKNDSAVCNLVKEKNGALKKLTRARNAYQSDIVWSRVVSRKAFNIIHNGLAVLKRVDVELKGGQKRPGNLRESARIVEAARDLRDKFNCFQDD; encoded by the exons ATGGGTGCTAAGATTAAAATAGTGTTCTTGTGCGCAACGCTTGCCGTTCTTTTGATTCAG GCAGTGCGCAGCGAAAAGGATTCGAACGAAGATGAGGTCAAACAGGATCTCGACAACCTGTTGGAACATCAGCAAGACCTTAGGAACAGGATCGAGGAGCGTTTGTCAGAAGGTCTCGGGTATATCAAAATAGCACGCGAAGAAATCAAGTCTGCCGATAGCTGCTCTGCAG tgcatgattCGTTGGGTAAAGTTTTGGCTTTTTTGCGTGAGGACGAAGAGGACTGTTCAAAAGAAACTCATGAAGCCATCTGCGAGAACTTGTGTGTGCTATTGAAATACGACGAAACTTACGAAGGCGAATGCAAAATTCTTGACACTCGCATTGGTGAAGATGTGCTAAAAATGAGACAG GTCAAACTGGACAAGAACGATTCGGCGGTCTGCAATCTGGTCAAGGAAAAGAACGGAGCCTTAAAAAAGCTGACCAGGGCAAGAAACGCGTACCAGAGTGATATAGTCTGGAGTCGAGTAGTCTCGAGGAAAGCCTTCAATATCATCCACAACGGTCTCGCGGTGTTGAAAAGGGTGGATGTGGAGTTAAAAGGAGGCCAAAAACGTCCCGGAAATCTCCGAGAGTCAGCACGGATCGTCGAGGCAGCCCGTGATCTCCGGGATAAATTCAACTGCTTCCAGGATGACTGA